Part of the Bos indicus isolate NIAB-ARS_2022 breed Sahiwal x Tharparkar chromosome 29, NIAB-ARS_B.indTharparkar_mat_pri_1.0, whole genome shotgun sequence genome is shown below.
CCTCCCCCGTCCACGCTCCTTTGTTGTGTCTGCAGCTGTCCCCTCGTCTCTATTCATCCCTCTCCCGCGGACCCCTTTCTCCCTCTGACCAGGGGGCCATCCCCTCCAGGCTCTGTTCTGTCATTCTCCCATCAACGCCCGGCCCACTGCCCACTCAGCCTggccttttcccttcctttcagcCCAGCCTTCTCACCTCCTACCCAGGataccctcgccctctcccagctGGTCCAGCCTTCCCTGGACTGCCCCCGCCCCTCCACACCAACCTGTCTCCCTGCCTCATATACTCTCTTTTCCTTGCTGCTCTCCTCTCCTAACCTGCGTGGCCTCCACCGTCAGTCCCCCGCTCACCCTTTCTTCCCTGCCCAGGTGCCGCCGAGAGGCCATGGAGCTGTGTGGCAAGAAGAAGCTTCACGCCCTGTCCCTGGCCGAGAAGATCCAGGTGCTGGAACTCCTGGATGAGTCCAAGATGTCCCAGTCGGAGGTGGCCCGGCGCTTCCAGGTCTCCCAGCCTCAGATCTCCCGCATCTGCAAGAATAAAGAGAAGCTGCTGGCGGACTGGTGCAGCGGCACGGCCAACCGGGAGCGCAAGCGCAAGCGGGAGTCCAAGTACAGCGGCATCGACGAGGCTCTGCTCTGCTGGTACCACATTGCCCGGGCCAAGGCCTGGGACGTGACAGGGCCCATGCTGCTCCACAAAGCCAAGGAGCTGGCCGACATCCTGGGCCAGGACTTTGTGCCCAGCATCGGCTGGCTGGTCCGCTGGAAACGCCGAAACAACGTGGGCTTCGGGGCCCGCCACATATTGGCGCCTCCGTTCCCCCCTGAGCCGCCTCCCCCAGCTCCCACTCCCCAGGCCCAGCTGCCTCTTTCTCTTAAAGATTTCTCCCCAGAGgacatttttggctgtgttgaagTGCCCTTGCTGTATCGGGCAGTGCCTGGCAGAGCGGGTACGTGTGATCGGGTGCAGGTGCTGCTGTGTGCCAACAGCAGGGGCACAGAGAAACGGCGGCTGTTGGTCTGTGGGCCCCAGGCTGCCCCACGATGCTTCTTTGGGGTCAGCAGTGAGGCCCTGCCTGCCTCCTACCACCCTGACCTGGCCATCCCCTGGTCGGAGTGGTTGTCACAATTCGATCGGGACATGGGGCGGCAGGGCCGGCAGGTGGCCTTGCTGATGGCTGCCCAAGTGGTGGAGGAGGTGGCTGGCCTGCCTGGGCTCTGCCACGTGAGGCTCTTGCCTCTGTCTGCTGCGAGTCCCACACAACCCCTGCCCAGCTCCGTGGTCCGGGCATTTAAGGCCCATTACCGGCGGCGTCTGTTGAGCAAATTGGCTGCCGCCCAGAGCGAGAGGGCTTGCACGTTGCTGGCCGAGATCGGGGCGGGCATCACAGTTCTGGACGCTCTGCACATGGCAGCAGCGGCCTGGGCCAAGGTGCCTCTCCAGCTCATTGTGAGCAGCTTCATTCAGGAAGGGCTGGCTCCCGGCAAAACGCCAGTGGCCCAGGACCAAGCCTCAGAGGTGCTGCAGGTCCCCGGTGGGCTGAGCCTCGAGGAATTTTCCCGCTTTGTGGATCTGGAGAGTGAGGAGCCTGTGTCTGGAGTGTGCAAAGAGGAGGTGGGCCCTGCAGACGAGGCGGGAGGCGGAGAGGACGGCTTCGAGCCCCTGCCCACCAAGGCTGATGCCCTCCAGGCTCTGGGCACCTTGAGGAGGTGGTTGGAGTGCAGTGGCACCACCCCAGAGCTATTTGAAAATTTCTATGCCTGTGAAGAGGGGGTGGAGCGACTCTGCTGCCTGTGAAGGGCTCTTCCTGCCGCAGCCCTCTCTCCTGTTTCCCATGGAAACGCCCTCTCTCAGAAGGCACGTTGGGGGCTGGTCTCTTTCCCGTGGAAATGGAGCTTTTGTGAAAGGTGTTGAAGGGAGACAGGTTGGGAGACCAAGTCTAGGCTCTGAGCAAAAGTTGTCCAACCCCTAGAAAAGAGAGTCTAAACACAGGGCGGTGGGGCAGTGAAGCTCAGCTGCGTAGTTTCGGAACCTCTGTGGAGGCTGGGACTTAGGAAGGTGGAATAGGAATTTACAGACAGACCGACCCCTTGAACTCCGTGTTCAAAACAGTTCTGCTTCTGGAAATAAAGCTTTTAATCAGAAAAGCGGCCAAGGTTTTatctttatgtgtgtatgtgtgctcagtcatgtccgactttttgcgaccccatggactgtagctcaccaggctcctttgtccatagaattttccaggcaagaatactggagtaggttgccattttctccccaAGGGGATCTTAtcgacccagggattcaaccggtgtctcttgcatctcctgcattggcaggcagattcttcaccactgtgccacctgggaagcccattattttcATGAAAGGAGGGTATAGAAACTTTCAactcaggtttttttgtttttgttttatgcaggccacttttaaagtctttattaaatttgttacagtattgtttctgttttattggttTTTGACCTcaaagtatgtgggatcttagctccccaaccaggatttgaaccctcatgccttgcattggaaggcgaagtcttacacactggatcaccaaggaagtcccaagactCAGATTTTTTAAACTGATTGCCAAAGATTGCTGCCATGCAGATGTCTAGAGCTGTCTGAGAAATGACCAGGAGTGAACCTCCTCTCCCAGAATTCCAGCAAGAAGGAGCCCTGGGCATGGGGATTCCTCATGGGCTAACAGACAGACAGATTCCCAGGACATTCTGCTTCTCTGATCATTTCCCTCTTTGGGGAATTCACCTCTATTGGGGTGCTGTCTGAGAAAGGAAAAGGGGCAGGCTAAGAACATTCTAGGGAAACAGAAGGAGCCAGAACTTGGaagtcattcattctttttttttcatttgtctgatTATTTCACATCTCTTTAGCAAGGCTTCTTGAGGGCAAGGTTGCAAAGGCCGTGTCCCTGCCGGGCAGGACCTTGCAGACAGTGGCGGTGGAGTGTGATTAACGGCCATCCTAAAGGCGTGTGCACAGGGCTGTGAGCCCAGGAAGCCTCCGGAGGAGGGGAGCTTTGAGTTGCAGctgaaggacagacagacaggagaGTCAAGGACAGCCCTGGCCAAAAGGCAGGGGGCTTGGAGGCAGCTTTTCCCAGAGCGCACAGGGAGGCCCAGGGACAGCAGGAGGGGCCTGGAGCCCACTGAGCCTAGTGGTGGGGCACCCCCAAAGAGATTCAGGTTATTTGTAAGGTTCTAGAAAACATGTGGAGGATGGGTCAGAGATGTGAGACCTAGAGGAAGAGAAACTCACTGGTCCCCGTGAGAGATGGGGCAGCCCGAGCCAGATCGAGGCAGCAGGGCAGGAAGGGCATAGTTTACCTGGAAAGGATCGGGACTTTGGACGCAGACAGACTCAGGCTGGTGAGGAGTCCAGCTCATGGCAGAAATCGTTCATGTGGCCTTTCAGGTCGAATGCAGGAATCACAAGCCAGCACAGTGCAGTTTTCTGGGGGCATCGCTGGCAAGGACGCAGGCCAGCTGTGCATCTCcagcccaggcccctccccaTGGGGCCTCAGCCAAGACCCTTCCTGGGTCTTACTGGGATCCTTACTGGGGTTGCGGGCTGAGACACTTCTTCCACCCTGATGCAGCATCTTTCACTCccagcccttcctccctcccctactcTGACCCCCAGAGCCCATAAAGTGGAAGGAGCCCCTCCAGCAGCCTGCCATCTGACCCTCCCCTCCAGACTGGTGAAAACGGGCCCCTGGGGAGCTGGTGCCTTTTTTTGCTCCTCACAGGGACACCTCAGTGAATAAAGGCCAACTGTTCTTTCAGTTTGGCTCGTCGTCCTCACTGACCACCTCTATGCCTGGCTGCTCAACAGTGAGACAAAGTTATGTCACGGTCCACTCGTAAACTGTTCTGAAGCTTCTTGCCAACTTTCACTCCCAACATAAGATCCCAAATCACCTGCTTTTCCCCACAGATTCTGCTTTCCTACCTGCATTCACTCCTTTTtccttgtatttgtttatttccctgctctgggtcttggttgcggcacTTGGGATCTTGAGTTGAGGTGTGcagactcttagttgtagcatgtgggacctagttccctgaccagggatggaacccagggcccctgccctgAGAGtgagagtcttagccgctggaccacctgggaagtccccctgCCTGTACTCATTTAAGTTGTCCTTTTCTAAAGTCATTCCAGTTCTGACATAACTCTTTAAATGTTGAAGCCAAAACTTAGAGGATCTGTGAAGACCTGACCGGAGTAACAGAGGGGACGGATGAGCTCCGTTCCCAGGGGTCCTATTCCTGTTGCAGGAGCAGGATACAGCATGGGGTTCTCTCATTGACTTCATCCCagaaccttttttcttttttttaaacccatcCATTACGTCTTCCTTTCTTGTACTGTTACCAGGTGTCATACTTACCTCTTCCTGGGTGGCTCCATGTGCTCATTTAAGCAGCATTCACtgacatttactgaatgctttgCTTGTGAAGTGGGTCCTATTCC
Proteins encoded:
- the TIGD3 gene encoding tigger transposable element-derived protein 3 encodes the protein MDAERRTSVFPAWRDPRAGCAQRVRAPAARAAPLSARRVPLLLSGSRRERGSGVRPQPELGPGRQPRDERLRCRREAMELCGKKKLHALSLAEKIQVLELLDESKMSQSEVARRFQVSQPQISRICKNKEKLLADWCSGTANRERKRKRESKYSGIDEALLCWYHIARAKAWDVTGPMLLHKAKELADILGQDFVPSIGWLVRWKRRNNVGFGARHILAPPFPPEPPPPAPTPQAQLPLSLKDFSPEDIFGCVEVPLLYRAVPGRAGTCDRVQVLLCANSRGTEKRRLLVCGPQAAPRCFFGVSSEALPASYHPDLAIPWSEWLSQFDRDMGRQGRQVALLMAAQVVEEVAGLPGLCHVRLLPLSAASPTQPLPSSVVRAFKAHYRRRLLSKLAAAQSERACTLLAEIGAGITVLDALHMAAAAWAKVPLQLIVSSFIQEGLAPGKTPVAQDQASEVLQVPGGLSLEEFSRFVDLESEEPVSGVCKEEVGPADEAGGGEDGFEPLPTKADALQALGTLRRWLECSGTTPELFENFYACEEGVERLCCL